A single Pan troglodytes isolate AG18354 chromosome X, NHGRI_mPanTro3-v2.0_pri, whole genome shotgun sequence DNA region contains:
- the CYSLTR1 gene encoding cysteinyl leukotriene receptor 1: MDETGNLTVSSATCHDTIDDFRNQVYSTLYSMISVVGFFGNGFVLYVLIKTYHEKSAFQVYMINLAVADLLCVCTLPLRVVYYVHKGIWLFGDFLCRLSTYALYVNLYCSIFFMTAMSFFRCIAIVFPVQNINLVTQKKARFVCVGIWIFVILTSSPFLMAKPQKDEKNNTKCFEPPQDNQTKNHVLVLHYVSLFVGFIIPFVIIIVCYTMIILTLLKKSMKKNLSSHKKAIGMIMVVTAAFLVSFMPYHIQRTIHLHFLHSETKPCDSVLRMQKSVVITLSLAASNCCFDPLLYFFSGGNFRKRLSTFRKHSLSSVTYVPRKKASLPEKGEEICKV, from the coding sequence ATGGATGAAACAGGAAATCTGACAGTATCTTCTGCCACATGCCATGACACTATTGATGACTTCCGCAATCAAGTGTATTCCACCTTGTACTCTATGATCTCTGTTGTAGGCTTCTTTGGCAATGGCTTTGTGCTCTATGTCCTCATAAAAACCTATCATGAGAAGTCAGCTTTCCAAGTATACATGATTAATTTAGCAGTAGCAGATCTACTTTGTGTGTGCACACTGCCTCTCCGTGTGGTCTATTATGTTCACAAAGGTATTTGGCTCTTTGGTGACTTCTTGTGCCGCCTCAGCACCTATGCTTTGTATGTCAACCTCTATTGTAGCATCTTCTTTATGACAGCCATGAGCTTTTTCCGGTGCATTGCAATTGTTTTTCCAGTCCAGAACATTAATTTGGTTACACAGAAAAAAGCCAGGTTTGTGTGTGTAGGTATTTGGATTTTTGTGATTTTGACCAGTTCTCCATTTCTAATGGCCAAACcacaaaaagatgagaaaaataataccaaGTGCTTTGAGCCCCCACAAGACAATCAAACTAAAAATCATGTTTTGGTCTTGCATTATGTGTCATTGTTTGTTGGCTTTATCATCCCTTTTGTTATTATAATTGTCTGTTACACAATGATCATTTTGACCTtactaaaaaaatcaatgaaaaaaaatctgtcaagtCATAAAAAGGCTATAGGAATGATCATGGTCGTGACCGCTGCCTTTTTAGTCAGTTTCATGCCATATCATATTCAACGTACCATTCACCTTCATTTTTTACACAGTGAAACTAAACCCTGTGATTCTGTCCTTAGAATGCAGAAGTCCGTGGTCATAACCTTGTCTCTGGCTGCATCCAATTGTTGCTTTGACCCTCTCCTATATTTCTTTTCTGGGGGTAACTTTAGGAAAAGGCTGTCGACATTTAGAAAGCATTCTTTGTCCAGCGTGACTTATGTACCCAGAAAGAAGGCCTCTTTgccagaaaaaggagaagaaatatgtAAAGTATAG